The Nycticebus coucang isolate mNycCou1 chromosome 5, mNycCou1.pri, whole genome shotgun sequence genome window below encodes:
- the GSTM3 gene encoding glutathione S-transferase Mu 3 has protein sequence MSSKSSMVLGYWDIRGLAHAIRLLLEFTDTAYEEKRYTCGEAPDYDRSQWLDVKFKLGLDFPNLPYLMDGKNKITQSNAILRYIARKHNMCGETEEEKIRVDIVENQVMDFRTQLIRLCYSSDHEKLKPQYLEQLPGQLKLFSLFLGKYSWFAGDKLTFVDFLTYDVLDQNRMFEPKCLEEFPNLKAFMCRFEALEKIAAYMQSDRFFKMPINNKMAQWGNRCIC, from the exons ATGTCTTCTAAGTCGTCTATGGTTCTAGGTTACTGGGATATTCGCGGG TTGGCGCACGCCATCCGTCTGCTCCTGGAGTTCACTGATACAGCTTATGAGGAGAAACGGTATACGTGCGGGGAAG CTCCTGACTATGATCGAAGCCAATGGCTGGATGTGAAATTCAAGCTAGGCCTGGACTTTCCTAAT CTGCCCTacctcatggatgggaagaacaaGATCACCCAGAGCAATGCCATCTTGCGCTACATTGCTCGCAAGCATAACATGT GCGGTGAGACTGAAGAAGAAAAGATTCGAGTGGACATTGTGGAAAACCAAGTTATGGATTTCCGCACACAATTGATACGGCTCTGTTACAGCTCTGACCAT gaAAAACTAAAGCCTCAATACTTGGAACAGCTACCTGGACAACTGAAACTATTCTCCTTGTTCCTAGGGAAATACTCATGGTTTGCAGGGGACAAg CTCACCTTTGTGGATTTTCTCACCTATGATGTCTTAGATCAGAACCGTATGTTTGAACCCAAGTGCTTGGAAGAATTCCCAAATTTGAAGGCTTTCATGTGCCGTTTTGAG GCTTTGGAGAAAATCGCTGCCTACATGCAATCAGACCGCTTCTTCAAGATGCCAATCAACAACAAGATGGCCCAGTGGGGCAACAGGTGCATATGTTGA
- the EPS8L3 gene encoding epidermal growth factor receptor kinase substrate 8-like protein 3 isoform X3, translating into MSRPSSRAIYLQRKEYSQNLNSEPTILQHRVEHLMTCKLGTQRVHESKDALQKLQEMDAQGQVWSQDLILQVRDGWLQLLDIETKESGQQGTSTLLFQCQEMGAERLRASLQKALEEELEQSIPRFRALQPGQDRWRGSSLERPLPLQQAPPLEQRVLPEQPHQMTPEHNLLSSPRPLPCHPSVQEQRAFTPLPPRRSPSPEDPQRDEMVLNHVLSDIELFLGKLKEAQAKINYKKKRFGKKNKDQGGPTEAQYIDCFQKIKYSFNLLGRLATMLQEMSAPDFVHLLFQSLDLILAQCPEAGLAAQVISPLLTSKAISLLQSCLNPHESNLWKGLGPAWTTSCNDWTGQEPPPYQPTFYDGWQLPENSNQAHLGLEDSISLRRSPGLESTSHFAQEKTHNHGPQPGDPNFQHSSSTLVKPALKMQVLYEFEARNPQELTVVQGEVLEVLDQSKRWWLVKNEAGQNGYIPSNILEPLQLGTPKSQGQSPLRAPRIRLSSKPEEVTAWLQAENFSTVEDPWGLNREPAASHETWGATDAVSTGGPTGPDTPGGCQKDAGDESLGTSLDISKAKALAYARWQI; encoded by the exons ATGTCTCGGCCCAGCAGCAGAGCCATTTACT TGCAAAGGAAGGAGTACTCTCAGAACCTCAACTCAGAGCCCACAATCCTGCAGCATAGGGTGGAG CACTTGATGACGTGTAAGCTGGGAACGCAGAGAGTACACGAGTCCAAGGATGCCCTGCAGAAGCTGCAGGAGATGGATGCCCAAGGCCAGGTGTGGAGCCAAGACTTGATCCTGCAGGTCAGAGATGGCTGGCTCCAGCTGCTGGACATCGAGACCAAG GAGTCAGGACAGCAAGGCACCAGCACTCTGCTCTTCCAGTGCCAGGAAATGGGG GCAGAGCGGCTGAGGGCCAGCCTGCAGAAGGCCCTGGAGGAGGAGCTAGAGCAAAG CATACCTCGATTTAGAGCCCTTCAGCCAGGCCAGGACAGATGGAGGGGGTCTTCTCTGGAAAGGCCGCTCCCTCTGCAGCAGGCACCCCCACTGGAGCAAAGGGTCCTTCCAGAGCAGCCCCACCAGATGACCCCAGAACACA ACCTCCTGTCATCCCCAAGGCCCCTGCCATGCCACCCCAGTGTCCAAGAACAAAGAGCTTTCACTCCACTTCCTCCAAGGCGGTCCCCATCCCCTGAAGACCCACAGAGGGATGAG ATGGTGCTGAACCATGTCTTAAGTGACATCGAGCTGTTCCTGGGAAAGCTGAAGGAGGCCCAGGCAAAGATCAACTATAAGAAGAAGAGATTTGGGAAGAAAAACAAGGATCAGGGGG GGCCGACAGAAGCACAGTACATTGACTGCTTCCAGAAGATCAAGTACAGCTTCAACCTTCTA GGGAGGCTCGCCACTATGCTGCAGGAGATGAGTGCCCCAGACTTCGTGCACCTCCTCTTCCAAAGTCTGGACTTG ATCCTGGCCCAGTGCCCTGAGGCAGGCCTAGCAGCCCAAGTGATCTCACCCCTCCTCACCTCCAAAGCCATCAGCCTACTGCAGTCCTGTTTAAACCCACATGAGAGTAACCTCTGGAAGGGACTGGGCCCTGCCTGGACTACCAGCTG CAATGATTGGACAGGCCAGGAGCCTCCACCCTACCAACCCACATTCTACGATGGCTGGCAGCTTCCAGAGAACTCCAACCAG GCACACTTAGGACTCGAGGACTCCATTTCCCTCCG GAGAAGTCCTGGATTAGAGAGCACATCTCACTTTGCCCAGGAGAAGACACACAACCATGGCCCTCAGCCTGGGGACCCCAACTTCCAGCACTCTAGCAGCACACTTGTCAAGCCAGCCCTGAAAATGCAAGTTCTGTATGAGTTTGAAGCTAGAAATCCCCAGGAACTGACTGTGGTCCAGGGAGAGGTGCTGGAG GTCCTGGACCAGAGCAAGCGGTGGTGGCTGgtgaagaatgaagcaggacagAATGGTTACATTCCCAGCAACATCCTGGAGCCCCTACAGTTGGGGACTCCCAAGAGCCAGGGCCAGTCGCCTCTTAGG GCTCCAAGGATTCGCCTTAGCTCGAAGCCCGAGGAGGTCACGGCCTGGCTGCAGGCAGAGAATTTCTCCACTGT TGAGGACCCTTGGGGCCTTAACAGGGAACCAGCTGCTTCACATGAGACCTGGGGAGCTACAGATGCTGTGTCCACAGGAGGCCCCACGGGTCCTGACACGCCTGGAGGCTGTCAGAAGGATGCTGGGG atgaGTCTTTAGGCACCAGTTTAGACATCTCCAAGGCTAAGGCCCTCGCATATGCAAGATGGCAGATCTGA
- the EPS8L3 gene encoding epidermal growth factor receptor kinase substrate 8-like protein 3 isoform X1, which produces MSRPSSRAIYLQRKEYSQNLNSEPTILQHRVEHLMTCKLGTQRVHESKDALQKLQEMDAQGQVWSQDLILQVRDGWLQLLDIETKEELDSYRLDSIQAIDAVLNACSYNSVLSITIQESGQQGTSTLLFQCQEMGAERLRASLQKALEEELEQSIPRFRALQPGQDRWRGSSLERPLPLQQAPPLEQRVLPEQPHQMTPEHNLLSSPRPLPCHPSVQEQRAFTPLPPRRSPSPEDPQRDEMVLNHVLSDIELFLGKLKEAQAKINYKKKRFGKKNKDQGGPTEAQYIDCFQKIKYSFNLLGRLATMLQEMSAPDFVHLLFQSLDLILAQCPEAGLAAQVISPLLTSKAISLLQSCLNPHESNLWKGLGPAWTTSCNDWTGQEPPPYQPTFYDGWQLPENSNQAHLGLEDSISLRRSPGLESTSHFAQEKTHNHGPQPGDPNFQHSSSTLVKPALKMQVLYEFEARNPQELTVVQGEVLEVLDQSKRWWLVKNEAGQNGYIPSNILEPLQLGTPKSQGQSPLRAPRIRLSSKPEEVTAWLQAENFSTVEDPWGLNREPAASHETWGATDAVSTGGPTGPDTPGGCQKDAGDESLGTSLDISKAKALAYARWQI; this is translated from the exons ATGTCTCGGCCCAGCAGCAGAGCCATTTACT TGCAAAGGAAGGAGTACTCTCAGAACCTCAACTCAGAGCCCACAATCCTGCAGCATAGGGTGGAG CACTTGATGACGTGTAAGCTGGGAACGCAGAGAGTACACGAGTCCAAGGATGCCCTGCAGAAGCTGCAGGAGATGGATGCCCAAGGCCAGGTGTGGAGCCAAGACTTGATCCTGCAGGTCAGAGATGGCTGGCTCCAGCTGCTGGACATCGAGACCAAG GAGGAGCTGGACTCTTACCGCCTAGATAGCATCCAAGCCATAGACGCAGTGCTCAACGCCTGCTCCTACAACTCCGTCCTGTCCATCACCATACAGGAGTCAGGACAGCAAGGCACCAGCACTCTGCTCTTCCAGTGCCAGGAAATGGGG GCAGAGCGGCTGAGGGCCAGCCTGCAGAAGGCCCTGGAGGAGGAGCTAGAGCAAAG CATACCTCGATTTAGAGCCCTTCAGCCAGGCCAGGACAGATGGAGGGGGTCTTCTCTGGAAAGGCCGCTCCCTCTGCAGCAGGCACCCCCACTGGAGCAAAGGGTCCTTCCAGAGCAGCCCCACCAGATGACCCCAGAACACA ACCTCCTGTCATCCCCAAGGCCCCTGCCATGCCACCCCAGTGTCCAAGAACAAAGAGCTTTCACTCCACTTCCTCCAAGGCGGTCCCCATCCCCTGAAGACCCACAGAGGGATGAG ATGGTGCTGAACCATGTCTTAAGTGACATCGAGCTGTTCCTGGGAAAGCTGAAGGAGGCCCAGGCAAAGATCAACTATAAGAAGAAGAGATTTGGGAAGAAAAACAAGGATCAGGGGG GGCCGACAGAAGCACAGTACATTGACTGCTTCCAGAAGATCAAGTACAGCTTCAACCTTCTA GGGAGGCTCGCCACTATGCTGCAGGAGATGAGTGCCCCAGACTTCGTGCACCTCCTCTTCCAAAGTCTGGACTTG ATCCTGGCCCAGTGCCCTGAGGCAGGCCTAGCAGCCCAAGTGATCTCACCCCTCCTCACCTCCAAAGCCATCAGCCTACTGCAGTCCTGTTTAAACCCACATGAGAGTAACCTCTGGAAGGGACTGGGCCCTGCCTGGACTACCAGCTG CAATGATTGGACAGGCCAGGAGCCTCCACCCTACCAACCCACATTCTACGATGGCTGGCAGCTTCCAGAGAACTCCAACCAG GCACACTTAGGACTCGAGGACTCCATTTCCCTCCG GAGAAGTCCTGGATTAGAGAGCACATCTCACTTTGCCCAGGAGAAGACACACAACCATGGCCCTCAGCCTGGGGACCCCAACTTCCAGCACTCTAGCAGCACACTTGTCAAGCCAGCCCTGAAAATGCAAGTTCTGTATGAGTTTGAAGCTAGAAATCCCCAGGAACTGACTGTGGTCCAGGGAGAGGTGCTGGAG GTCCTGGACCAGAGCAAGCGGTGGTGGCTGgtgaagaatgaagcaggacagAATGGTTACATTCCCAGCAACATCCTGGAGCCCCTACAGTTGGGGACTCCCAAGAGCCAGGGCCAGTCGCCTCTTAGG GCTCCAAGGATTCGCCTTAGCTCGAAGCCCGAGGAGGTCACGGCCTGGCTGCAGGCAGAGAATTTCTCCACTGT TGAGGACCCTTGGGGCCTTAACAGGGAACCAGCTGCTTCACATGAGACCTGGGGAGCTACAGATGCTGTGTCCACAGGAGGCCCCACGGGTCCTGACACGCCTGGAGGCTGTCAGAAGGATGCTGGGG atgaGTCTTTAGGCACCAGTTTAGACATCTCCAAGGCTAAGGCCCTCGCATATGCAAGATGGCAGATCTGA
- the EPS8L3 gene encoding epidermal growth factor receptor kinase substrate 8-like protein 3 isoform X2 — MSRPSSRAIYLQRKEYSQNLNSEPTILQHRVEHLMTCKLGTQRVHESKDALQKLQEMDAQGQVWSQDLILQVRDGWLQLLDIETKEELDSYRLDSIQAIDAVLNACSYNSVLSITIQESGQQGTSTLLFQCQEMGAERLRASLQKALEEELEQSIPRFRALQPGQDRWRGSSLERPLPLQQAPPLEQRVLPEQPHQMTPEHNLLSSPRPLPCHPSVQEQRAFTPLPPRRSPSPEDPQRDEMVLNHVLSDIELFLGKLKEAQAKINYKKKRFGKKNKDQGGPTEAQYIDCFQKIKYSFNLLGRLATMLQEMSAPDFVHLLFQSLDLILAQCPEAGLAAQVISPLLTSKAISLLQSCLNPHESNLWKGLGPAWTTSCNDWTGQEPPPYQPTFYDGWQLPENSNQAHLGLEDSISLRRSPGLESTSHFAQEKTHNHGPQPGDPNFQHSSSTLVKPALKMQVLYEFEARNPQELTVVQGEVLEVLDQSKRWWLVKNEAGQNGYIPSNILEPLQLGTPKSQGQSPLRAPRIRLSSKPEEVTAWLQAENFSTVTVRTLGALTGNQLLHMRPGELQMLCPQEAPRVLTRLEAVRRMLGMSL; from the exons ATGTCTCGGCCCAGCAGCAGAGCCATTTACT TGCAAAGGAAGGAGTACTCTCAGAACCTCAACTCAGAGCCCACAATCCTGCAGCATAGGGTGGAG CACTTGATGACGTGTAAGCTGGGAACGCAGAGAGTACACGAGTCCAAGGATGCCCTGCAGAAGCTGCAGGAGATGGATGCCCAAGGCCAGGTGTGGAGCCAAGACTTGATCCTGCAGGTCAGAGATGGCTGGCTCCAGCTGCTGGACATCGAGACCAAG GAGGAGCTGGACTCTTACCGCCTAGATAGCATCCAAGCCATAGACGCAGTGCTCAACGCCTGCTCCTACAACTCCGTCCTGTCCATCACCATACAGGAGTCAGGACAGCAAGGCACCAGCACTCTGCTCTTCCAGTGCCAGGAAATGGGG GCAGAGCGGCTGAGGGCCAGCCTGCAGAAGGCCCTGGAGGAGGAGCTAGAGCAAAG CATACCTCGATTTAGAGCCCTTCAGCCAGGCCAGGACAGATGGAGGGGGTCTTCTCTGGAAAGGCCGCTCCCTCTGCAGCAGGCACCCCCACTGGAGCAAAGGGTCCTTCCAGAGCAGCCCCACCAGATGACCCCAGAACACA ACCTCCTGTCATCCCCAAGGCCCCTGCCATGCCACCCCAGTGTCCAAGAACAAAGAGCTTTCACTCCACTTCCTCCAAGGCGGTCCCCATCCCCTGAAGACCCACAGAGGGATGAG ATGGTGCTGAACCATGTCTTAAGTGACATCGAGCTGTTCCTGGGAAAGCTGAAGGAGGCCCAGGCAAAGATCAACTATAAGAAGAAGAGATTTGGGAAGAAAAACAAGGATCAGGGGG GGCCGACAGAAGCACAGTACATTGACTGCTTCCAGAAGATCAAGTACAGCTTCAACCTTCTA GGGAGGCTCGCCACTATGCTGCAGGAGATGAGTGCCCCAGACTTCGTGCACCTCCTCTTCCAAAGTCTGGACTTG ATCCTGGCCCAGTGCCCTGAGGCAGGCCTAGCAGCCCAAGTGATCTCACCCCTCCTCACCTCCAAAGCCATCAGCCTACTGCAGTCCTGTTTAAACCCACATGAGAGTAACCTCTGGAAGGGACTGGGCCCTGCCTGGACTACCAGCTG CAATGATTGGACAGGCCAGGAGCCTCCACCCTACCAACCCACATTCTACGATGGCTGGCAGCTTCCAGAGAACTCCAACCAG GCACACTTAGGACTCGAGGACTCCATTTCCCTCCG GAGAAGTCCTGGATTAGAGAGCACATCTCACTTTGCCCAGGAGAAGACACACAACCATGGCCCTCAGCCTGGGGACCCCAACTTCCAGCACTCTAGCAGCACACTTGTCAAGCCAGCCCTGAAAATGCAAGTTCTGTATGAGTTTGAAGCTAGAAATCCCCAGGAACTGACTGTGGTCCAGGGAGAGGTGCTGGAG GTCCTGGACCAGAGCAAGCGGTGGTGGCTGgtgaagaatgaagcaggacagAATGGTTACATTCCCAGCAACATCCTGGAGCCCCTACAGTTGGGGACTCCCAAGAGCCAGGGCCAGTCGCCTCTTAGG GCTCCAAGGATTCGCCTTAGCTCGAAGCCCGAGGAGGTCACGGCCTGGCTGCAGGCAGAGAATTTCTCCACTGT CACAGTGAGGACCCTTGGGGCCTTAACAGGGAACCAGCTGCTTCACATGAGACCTGGGGAGCTACAGATGCTGTGTCCACAGGAGGCCCCACGGGTCCTGACACGCCTGGAGGCTGTCAGAAGGATGCTGGGG atgaGTCTTTAG